The window TATAGGCGAGCACGAGGGGGCTGGCGAGGCGCACATCAATTCCTTCGTAGCGCTCGGCGATGCCGCCCTCGCCGTCGGGCGTGAACATTGAACCGACGATGGCGCGAAAGCGATCAAACCTCATGCGCGCTTCCACCTTGCGCCCTGCGGCGTATCCTCGATGACGACGCCGCGAGCCTTGAGTTCGTCGCGCAGATGATCGGCGAGCGCCCAATTTTTCTCCTCACGCGCCTTCTGGCGCAGATTGAGGAGAAGTTCCATAAGGCTGTCGACAAGCCCGTCATCCGCCTTTTCTTCCTTCGCCTCGAAGATGCCGATGACTTCCGCCATCTCGGCGTAAACGGCACGAACCTTGGCGAAGTTCGCCGCGTCGAAGGCAGCTGCGCCCGTCGTGACCTCGTTATAATAGATGTTGATTTCCTTCGACAGGGAGAAGAGGTGGCTGATGGCGAGCGCCGTATTGAAATCGTCGTCCATCGCTTCATAGAACGCCGCCTTGGCTTCCATCGCCGCTGCCAAAAGCGACTTCGCGCTGCCAGAGCTCTCGTCCTTGCGCGACGAGAGCTCTGCGGCATTGTCCCACGAATTCTTGAGGCGTGCGAGGCTCGTCTTCGCCTCCGCCAAGCGCTCGTCGGTGAAATCGAGCGGACTGCGGTAGTGCGTCTGCACGATGAAGAAGCGCACGACCTCTCCCGCGTATTTCTCCAAAATGTCCTTGACGGTGAAGAAGTTGTTTTTCGACTTCGACATCTTCTCGTCATGGATCGTGATGAAGCCATTGTGCAGCCAGTAGCGAGCGAAGCTGTGGTCGTCGCCCGTGCATGCCTGCGCCTGTGCGATCTCGTTCTCGTGATGCGGGAAGATGAGATCGCTGCCGCCGCCGTGGAAGTCGAACGTCTCGCCCAAATACTTCATCGACATCGTTGAACACTCGATGTGCCAGCCCGGACGCCCCTTGCCCCACGGGCTGTCCCAAGAAGGCTCTCCGGGCTTCGCCGCCTTCCACAGCGCGAAATCCATCGGATGATGCTTGCGCTCGTCGACGCCGACGCGTGCGCCCGCCTGCATGTCGTCCAAAGAGCGGCCGCTGAGCTTGCCGTAGCCCGCGAAGCGCTCCACGCTGTAGTAGACGTCGCCGTCGAGCGCATAGGCATAGCCCTTCTCGATCAGCTTTTCGATCACGGCGAGCACGTCCGCAATATGCTCCGAAACGCGCGGATAGGCGTCGGCGCGGCGCACGTTGAGCGCGTCGATCGCCTTGAAATATTCCGCGATGTAGTGGTCGGCAAGCTCCTTCCACGTCTCGCCCGCCTCCTTTGCACGGCGGATGATCTTGTCGTCGATGTCCGTGAAGTTCTGCACGTAGCGCACGGCATAGCCCTTCTTCTCCAGATAGCGGCGCACGACGTCCCATGTGACAAAGGGACGCGCGTTGCCGATATGCGGGTCGTTGTACGGCGTCACGCCGCAGCAGTAGATGCTCGCCTTGCCCGGCTCAAGGGGCTTGAACTCCTCTTTCTCGCGCGTCAGCGTATTGTAAACCCTCAGCATTTATTTTTCCTCCATTCGCTCCAAAGAAGCGACAGCGTAGGCGGATATGCCTTTCTCCTCGCCCGTAAAACCGAGCTTCTCCTCCGTCGTCGCCTTCACATTCACCTGATCCGGCTCCAAATCGAGCTTTTCGGCGATGTTCCGGCGCATTTCCTCGATGTAGGGCGCGAACTTCGGACGCTGCGCCACGATCGTCGCGTCGATGTTGCCGACGCAATAGCCCTTCGCACGAATCATTTCCGCGACATGCTCCAAGAGCTTCATGCTCGACACGCCTTTCCAGCGATCGTCACTGTCGGGAAAGTGCCTGCCGAGATCGCCGAGAGCCGCCGCACCCAAGAGGGCGTCCTCGACGGCATGCAGCAGCACATCGGCGTCCGAATGTCCCAGGAGCCCATATTCATGCGGGATGTCGACACCGCCCACGATGAGCTTGCGCCCTGTCACCAGGCGGTGCACGTCGTATCCCATGCCAAATCTCGTCATATCGTCACCTTCATTTCATCCACAATTCCTGCAGAATGCGCCAAAAGCGCCTCCGCCATCCACAAATCTTCAGGCGTCGTGATCTTCAGATTGCCGTAGTCGCTCTCGACGACGAAGACCGCCTCGCCGATTCGCTCGACGAGACTCGCGTCGTCCGTGCCGAGGAAGCCGTCCTGCGCCGCCTTCTCATAGGCGCGCTGCAAAATCTCACGGCGAAATCCCTGCGGCGTCTGCACCTCCCAGAGGCTTGCACGCGCCGGCGTCGCCTCGACGCGCCCGTCCTCGCCGACGACCTTGATCGTGTTCTTCGCACGCACGGCAGCGATGGCCGCGCCCTTCTCACGCGCCGCAGAGATGACCGCTTCGATTACAGCAAGGCTCACTAAAGGCCTCGCCGCATCGTGCACGAGCACAATGTCGGCATCTGCGGCGAGATGTGCCATGCCGTTCGCGATCGAATACTGGCGCTCAGCGCCGCCTTGAACGACGCGCCAGGGCTTCAAGCCCTGCGCCTTCTCCAGCATCTCCTCGACAAAAGCGATCTCATCCTTGGCGACGACGACGATCAGTTCGGCGACTGCAGGTACGGCGGAAAAGCGCCGCAGCGTGCGAAGCAGGATCGGCACGCCTGAAAGTTCCAGAAGCACCTTGTTTCTGTCCGCCTTCATGCGCCTTCCTGCACCTGCCGCCGGAAAAATCACGGAAACCATAAAGCCTCCTTGCATATACTGCTTTATAAACGCGCCGCCGATAAGTCGCATGACCTATCGGCGGCACTTCTCTTTCACCAATGTCTGGGCTTTGCAAAAATCATGCGTCCGGCTGCTGTCTGCAGCGCCGACGTGACCTCCACTTCAATCGTATTGTTGATATGGCGGCGGCCGTTCTCGATGACGATCATCGTGCCGTCATCGAGATAGGCGACGCCCTGTCCCGGCTCCTTGCCTTCCTTGACGACGGAAACGCGCATCGTCTCGCCTGGAATGACGACGGGCTTCACGGCATTGGAAAGCTCGTTGATGTTGAGGACGGGCACATCGCGCAACTCTGCGACCTTATTCAGGTTGAAATCATTCGTGATGAGCTTGCCGCCCACGACCTGAGCCAGGCGCACGAGCTTCGAGTCGACCTCGGCGATGTCGTCGAAGTCCTGGCTCGTGATCTCGACCTCCATCTTCGATTCCATGCGTATGCGCTGCAGGACATCGAGTCCGCGCCTGCCGCGCACGCGTTTCAACGCATCTGAGGAATCGGCAATATGCTGCAGTTCTTCCAAGACGAACTCAGGGATGAGCAA of the Selenomonas sputigena genome contains:
- the ispF gene encoding 2-C-methyl-D-erythritol 2,4-cyclodiphosphate synthase, translating into MTRFGMGYDVHRLVTGRKLIVGGVDIPHEYGLLGHSDADVLLHAVEDALLGAAALGDLGRHFPDSDDRWKGVSSMKLLEHVAEMIRAKGYCVGNIDATIVAQRPKFAPYIEEMRRNIAEKLDLEPDQVNVKATTEEKLGFTGEEKGISAYAVASLERMEEK
- the cysS gene encoding cysteine--tRNA ligase; this encodes MLRVYNTLTREKEEFKPLEPGKASIYCCGVTPYNDPHIGNARPFVTWDVVRRYLEKKGYAVRYVQNFTDIDDKIIRRAKEAGETWKELADHYIAEYFKAIDALNVRRADAYPRVSEHIADVLAVIEKLIEKGYAYALDGDVYYSVERFAGYGKLSGRSLDDMQAGARVGVDERKHHPMDFALWKAAKPGEPSWDSPWGKGRPGWHIECSTMSMKYLGETFDFHGGGSDLIFPHHENEIAQAQACTGDDHSFARYWLHNGFITIHDEKMSKSKNNFFTVKDILEKYAGEVVRFFIVQTHYRSPLDFTDERLAEAKTSLARLKNSWDNAAELSSRKDESSGSAKSLLAAAMEAKAAFYEAMDDDFNTALAISHLFSLSKEINIYYNEVTTGAAAFDAANFAKVRAVYAEMAEVIGIFEAKEEKADDGLVDSLMELLLNLRQKAREEKNWALADHLRDELKARGVVIEDTPQGARWKRA
- the ispD gene encoding 2-C-methyl-D-erythritol 4-phosphate cytidylyltransferase, which translates into the protein MVSVIFPAAGAGRRMKADRNKVLLELSGVPILLRTLRRFSAVPAVAELIVVVAKDEIAFVEEMLEKAQGLKPWRVVQGGAERQYSIANGMAHLAADADIVLVHDAARPLVSLAVIEAVISAAREKGAAIAAVRAKNTIKVVGEDGRVEATPARASLWEVQTPQGFRREILQRAYEKAAQDGFLGTDDASLVERIGEAVFVVESDYGNLKITTPEDLWMAEALLAHSAGIVDEMKVTI